In Mus pahari chromosome 12, PAHARI_EIJ_v1.1, whole genome shotgun sequence, the genomic window GGTAGGATTTTATATACCTTAGATCTCCATCCTTGAAAACTTCCACCGAGATGTTCACATACACCAGAGTCCCTTCTAAGTCTGCAATGAGCTCCTGCCTTGGGACCTGACTTCTGTCATCCCTCTGCTTGCTATGGACGTGGCTATCAGTGCTGGAAACAGTACATTAAGCTGTCATGACGACATATACTACTGCATACAGCCTTGCTCTTGAAAGACTCTCTAAGAGAATACTGGAGCCGAAGACGGAACTTCGGTTGTGAAGGGTCTACCTAGCATCTGCAAGGCTCTGGATTTGATCTTAGCACCAAAAGACACCTTCACCACACaaatcatgaaacaaaacaaaacacccaaaacctTACACATCTACTAATAGTTCTTTTtagaaattaagataaaaatctttCACTAAATAAAAAACCACTTTTcatttatatatcaaaatattaatatatgactGCATACTATTTACTATTAAATCTAAAATTCTAAACCCTATGAATATTGCATATGAaaggagtcatttttttttaaagtttagggACAGTCCATAGATAGCTCaactagagatcctcctgcttcagccttcctaaGGTCTGGTATTCCAGCTTGAGACACAGGCAAGCTCACAATCTCCATCCTTTGTCCACAGCATCAGGCCAGGCAAGCTCCCTTTTTTCCTAACTGCTATTTACAAATGAAACCCAGGACTTATCAATTCTTTACACTTTGGCCAAAACTCATACTATCCATTTACTCTTGTAAACTGCATAGAAATCCATTTATCTCATATAACAGAACACAATGATtatacctttctttaaaaaataagcatgcaagaaaaattaaaacaggggCCAAAGAACCTCCTTTGTAAGTGATAGTGGTATCTCTGATGTAAAAAATTACCataatccttttcttttctgaagtggAGAATGAGAGATAAGGAAAGATTGTTTGTTatactttatctttttaaccTCGAGACTTTTCTGTATCAGTAAATCagactcttttaaaaatgtgtctatgGCTTTTGTATTTGCCTCTCTGCCCTTTACCTCATTATCACTTAGCCAGATACGAATATCTGCTGCTTCAAGGCAGCCTACACCAGAGCAGCCAAGGAATCCGAGACAAGGCATGCAAACCTGCACGCCAGTGCCCAGAGCAGAGGACGGATGGCAGCTGCACTGATGGCCTTTCTCAGATTCACATGAGGACATGAAAACTGACACTCAGTTTGTGCCCTGTCAGTCTGCTCTAACATAAGCTGTCTTGTTCAAAGagtaaagaagacagaagaatgtCTCCTAAGGAACAGCTTCAGCTCTTATGTCAGAAGAGGTGGTGTATGTAATGATCTTCATAAAGACTGAAATGCTATAGCATCATAAAAAAAGTTAGTACATAGAAAAGTAACAGTAAAGTCAAACCAAAAGCATGCATGCCTATGTAAAAGCTATAATAATcaatatattatgtaaaatgctttccttttacGCCTAATTACCTTGCAGCCCAATAATGATTACAAGATTAGGCTGCAATCTTGATCAGATTGACTCTGGGCAGAGTAATTATAGTTGTGTATTTCAAATATTCAAGTTTTGGAATTTACTGTTTTGTAAACAAATATTAACTTATCTACTTTATATGATGACACTACATTGAGAATAAATACTCTCTAAGATgcttacagtctttttttttttttttttttttgagacagggtttctctgtgtagccctagctgtcctggaactcactctatagaccaggctggcctggaactcaaagatccgcctgcctctgcctcccgagtgctggaattaaaggtgtgcgccaccactgctgagCCTGCagtcttttttaaagaatgatataAGCACAGACAAATGTCTAGTGGAGAGCAACTacacatatattctctctctctctctctctctctctccctctctctccctctctctctctcacacacacacacacacacacacacacacacacagacacatcatttTTCAAAACGGTAAGGAAAGCGTACGAGTACCCGCCCTAGTCCTAGCGAGTTGGTCAGGAGATAGTAGAGCTGATTCCTGAAGCCAACAGTTAGAAGGAAAGGTTTGAATTAGAACTTTAAAGCACAATAAACGGGAAATGGAGACCTCAGCCCTGGAAACTGCAGAGTCTATGTAAGGTGTGGCTCCTGGAAGTCCATTGCATGGAGTCTTAGGACACTGAGGTGAATGAAGAGAGGCCTTGGCTACTGTGTTAAGAAGCTGGAAGTCCTGCTGCTTAGGTGGAGGCACGACAAGACTGCCCGGATGGGTAAGACTCAAGGTACAGGTCAGATGCGTCACTCTAGCGTCTGTGCACAATGAAGAGGTAGAGCTCACACTGGAGGACTGTCAGAAGCCAGCTGAAAGCACTTCAGTGATGGATACTGGCAGTGTCTAGGTGAGGCTGTGAAGAACTGAAAGAACTGGACACAGCTGACAGACATGTAACAGTTACAATGACTGATTGGCTCTGGAGAAATGGAGTACCTGAGGAAGGCTTCAGACTTCGGCAAAGACATGGCAGCATGGCAttaactaagaaagaaaacaggcagatagataaggctctgatttcatttttttattgtgttgacTTTGGCAGTGGGGCTAATAAAGCATTATAAATATGAGTTTTACCTTAACTGAGATGAATGATTCTAGAGCAGTCTGTTAGGCTACTGAGTGCACAGGTGCAAGGCTAAGAAGAAATCTCAATTTAGATATATATTTGAAGTAGAGCACTTTATATCATTTGAGCCCATCACAGTAAAATGATAGTAGCagattaaagaaatacagttttgTGAGATGATTCAGGTAAAATATAGAGAAGATACAGTCACAAGTAAGGAAACAGGATCACAAATGTCAAGGGAAGAGAGTAGTTTACGACGGAGTAGGCAGTCACCCAAGTAACCTGTAAATAAGACTATGGGCTGGAATCGTATACTTTGGAAGAGAATtcaaatacaataaagaaaagtGCTATGATAGCAGCCCACTGAGACAAAAGACAGTATGCAGAAActgttttgaaagagaaagaaaacagaatacagTAGACTGTTCCTCTAGTCCTCAGAAGTTGAGCAAGTAGATGTATGTAGAGACTCTGAAATACTGCAAATAAAAGTACAAGTTacagcacatatgcacataataacACCtgctatttttaatgtattttttatgtATACTTATATACCTAGAGATTGATGCAGAAAGGTTTTCGGCATTTAAAACAAACTTAAGTCCAATGGTTAGTCTTATCTTAAAGAAACCTGGTATGTGCTTGGATGTGTGGCCAAGAGACTTATACCATTTACAACATCATCTTATAATATCAGCATTTCTGGATATTTTCATTGTaattaaaagatacattttaGCTGGACCTGGTGGCTCCTGCCTATAATCTGAACActggaaaggctgaggcaggagggttgaaAAGTAGAGGCCAGGCTGGGTTACAGAGCAAcataatgtgaaaaaaaaaatagcgagtaggaaaagaaagaaagaagaaacaaagggaggAACCTGAAAGCCCTATCGCACCTGAGCGGGTGAGCTGTGGGACCAGCATTTGCCATGCAAACCTGATGACTTGGGTTCAATACCTAGAACCTACAGTGGAAAGACCTGATTCCCAAAATTTGTTCTGTGACCTCCCTACAGGTACCATGCatcatgcctacacacacacacacacacacacacacacacacacacagaatgaaaaattcaaactccagacaaatttattttaaaactagagTGAGTTGAGATTAAAAGAAAAGTTCACTTAACAACTAGTAGATATTTTAGAGCTTTAATAAGAAAAGGTTTGTAAAAATGAAGCAATCAGGAAACAAAGAATTgagacaaaatgagaaaaaaaaaaagcattaaataaaatagaaaatccgAAGATATTGGGTAGTGGCAGAATGAAAATAGTGAAGGCTGCCCTCTCCTACACATGTGCTGTGGGCCTCATACCAGCCGTGAatgctcttcggttggtggctcaatctctGGATGGAtgaggggagtgggtggggagggtgggagagtaccctctcagaggcaaagaggagggggcatggggtgaagaactcttagAGTGGGGACCAGGAAGAAGGGACAACacttagaatgtaaataaatcaaaacaattttaaaaaatagtaaaggCTGAAGTGAAATATTCCCCGGGCCTGACTGCCTATTCACAGCTTAGCGAGAAAAAACGAGAACACTGAGGGAGACAAATGTGAACAAGTATTCACATCTTCCTAGGAGATGCGCTTCTCCACAACATCACAGAATAGGAATCTGGTCCAAAACTACTTCCACAGTAAGACTGCTCCGATTTTGGTTAAATAGCAGGCTAAGCTCCTGGCCTGGGACAAACCTAGATAGAAAACAATTCAGAATCACAACAAGGTCCTTCAGGGCTTCTGAAAGAGGCACTGAGAAAGAGGGTAGGTACTACAGCATGAGAGCCTAAAGAGACGGCCTGGAATTTTTTCCTTAGCCTTGTGGGGAATTAATCAGAACACCTACAAGGAAGTTTTCCATTTACCCACTGACATGCTTGAGTGAAGCTATTTAAATTACATCGGGAACCCAAATGGGCTTCTGAATAAGCAGTCCTCACCTCACCAGTTCTACTTGTAGGACAGGTAAAGTCTTCCTTTGATGGATCCTATGGGCAGCTTTCTGAGAGTCCGAGGAGAACAACCAGCTTCGATCATTTGAACATGGAGCGTCAACTAACACCTAGAGAAATCAAAGAGGGCGAGGTGTGTGGAGCTGCTACATGGCAAACAGCACATAAATAAAGCCAGCACCTTAGGGACCCAAGTTGTGACACACTAAGTCATTTAATATATTTGTCTCCATTTACAGAAAACTCTACGCAGTATCAGGGCTTGTTTCAGTGGAGAGAGGGAGCATGAGCAGACTCAACATCAATTGGTGCTATTAACTGAATTGAATACtattcctttccctttttattttgtttgtttgtttattcatgtattttgggttttcaagaacagggcttctctgtttagccctggccatcctggaagtaatgctgtagaccaggctggcctagaactcagagattccccctgcctctgccttctatgtGCACCATCACAGCTAGCTGGATTTAACAGTCTCGATGACTACAGCTAAAACTTAGAAAAGTTACTCATCTTTAGGAAATGAGACTGTATTTCTGAACTCCAAGTATTTTTTCTACCCTAGTAAAAGTTTACATTGTTGGGGACCGAAGCCAAAGTCgctgtttctttttaagaattaaaaattcaattttaatgtATTGAAATGGCCTATCTTCATCTACCATCCTCTGATATGAAATGTTACTGAATTAAAGTAAAAtgtacacttttttctttttactggttCAAAGGATAACTGATCATTTCCAGAGTTACTTTGCGGTCCAGAAAATAACTTTCTATAATCCCCAAACCCAACATCACTGTTTCCACTGAACCATAGTAACCATCAAATGAAAAATGCGCCCCCATCCACTTTATCAAAGTCTCCCAGAGCCCCAAGAAAGTGTACCAtctggaaacagaaggaaaagagcaacAGAGCAACACAATGCTGCAACACAATGCCGCGTCACTGGGAGTCTGTCAGCTTTTCACAATACAATAAAAGCACCTTGTCAAACGTTGCAGGCTGGGCATCTCCCATTTCTCTGCCATCCAATTCAGACACTTTAATTACATTTATCAAAGGCTGTGGGATGAAAGATTCCAACGTCTGTCTCAGCCATCTTCCTCTCGGGCGATCATACTCGTTACAGAGAAGATAACCTGAATATAAAGGATTAAAAAGTTCCAAAGTATTCCAAGGCAATGTCATTGGCAAATTCTACTTTTCAGCAAAGAAACTGCAGAAAAATCAATGTTTCAGAGATACAGACCAGAAATCAGAGATACAGTAAATGTTatgataactttaaaaacaaaaataaatgcatactttataaaatatttatataatgttgTGCCTCACACCCTCCTAGAAGCTCTCACATTTATTCAATCAAGTTTAATTTGAAGACTTACAGATTGCTAGAGATGCTTAACAACAAATACCTCACATACAGCTTTCACCCTGAAGTACCCACTGTTGACAGTAAGCAATAAATTCTGATAGGTGTGTAAAGTTCCTTGTTAATAGTaggcatttattttaaatgaaggaaGGTAATacagtgttttgttgttattgttgttttttcttgtttttttttttttttaaagtaagtacaCGAGCTCCCAGTAAGAGAAACAGGAGTTCAAACAGAGCCTAGGAAAGTTACTTAGCTCGGTGACAGCATTGGTATTCTCATGTGGATTGGTAAAATGGGGATCATACCTGCATAGTTGTTGTGATTAAATGTGACAGAAACTGAGCACAGAATGGTGGCTAAAGAAGACCCTGCAATGGTGGTTTGCTCAAAGAGACACTGCTTTGAAGGGCTTGAAAAGCCAGGTGACAGGGTACCTGGTTTTAGCATAGTGTAAGGAAATGcaccaaggaagcagagaagagagagatgtcCTTGTCAGCATCCCTCCGAGTCTAGGCAGTGTGATGAGATTCCCCTGACACCCAGTAGCATAGCCCGCCTCACTGAAATCCTGTGCCAGATACAGATAGTCCTGCAGCCCCCCACCTGGGCTACTACTTGGTGACTCCCTAGCTAGGCAGCTAGATTCTCCACCACCCCTGGGAAGCAGAGTGGGAGATAAGAGGCTCTAAGGGCCTGGAAATCAAGCAGAAAACTGAGCACATGGCTTTGCCTTGGGGCATAGTGTTGAGACTGCCTGAGAGTCCAGAGACTATCTAACTCTACACTCCTTCTACAACACTGGAggacaaaaaaacaagcaagcaagcaagtaaacaaacaaacaaacaaaatcagggCCCATCCCACTAGCAGGTAAGACAGAAAAGTGACAGGCCTTTGCCTTAGAACAGTGGCAATATATTATTACGAACTCTCACAGTGAAAGAGGCTATCTTTTGCTAAACCACACAGGAAGCATTAACAATACACTCTGAGGTTAGTTAAGACTAGTAACTTAAGTACTCAATACTCAGTACTATATGTACTCACcctgtttgtttgatttgcctttaagaaaaaaaaaatgtaatgaccAGCCTTAATTATTTTGTGGACTTTATTATATGGTCAGCTTTTATAATCTAAGCAAATATATAGctttaatcttaaaatatatgcatgcCCATGTCCCCCACCCACAagtaatacatatgtatgtacattataTAAATGAGGAAACATAGAAGGTAGGTTGAAAGCAACCTTATAAGGCAAATCTTCCCAATGAATATTGGAAGTGTCATGGATATAGGCTGCTAAGTCTGTTTGTAATGATGGTTGCAGCACTGACATCAGTAAAGTGACATCCCTTGTAAAACCCTGTTCAAATCTCTGTATTCTCCATCCCTTCCCAAGtgctttctgtgctgttcaaAGAAACACAGCACATCACTCTTTATTGgggacatagacacagacacaagcacagaaAAGTCAAGGCAGCAGTTAGGCAAGCGCAGGTTCAGACCCTGACAGATTACAGGCAGGAGAAATGATGgaagacacagggaaagagaagagagaattcaCATCTGGGCTCGTTCTTGGGAAAACTGCTCCCAGGGCAGTGTTAGATTTCTCTTCCTTAATGCATTTGAGGTCTGCTAAGGTTGTTAATATTAGCCTGGTAAAAGTGAGCACATTTTTAATGCATTTGAGGTCTGCTAAGGTTGTTAATATTAGCCTGGTAAAAGTGAGCACATTCTAGCAATCCCAGTCCACAGGCCAGTGCCTATGAACCGAGATCCCATACCTGCCTTAATGCTAACATCAACCAAACTCCTAACCTTCTTGTGGCTGCTTATACATGTTCAGGATCACGGGTAGATATAAGTCCACGGGTGGATATAAGACAGTATATAACAAGGCAGGTCTCAGTATCCCCATGCTATGATGTTCTCAGTAGGCTGTGGGCTCTGGGTATAATCTtggttttcagtatttttaaCCATGAAACTATCAATTCCACCTCCTCTCTGAAAAATCAAGAGGCAGCAGCTATCTACTTCAAGACAAGTAAAGAGAGGTACTGGGGTGgggaaatggagtctgtcccaacATGACAACATGAGTTTGAGCCAGAGGCATTGAGGAAGGAGACaactaactcctgaaagttgATCCTCAGGGTGCATATGTTGGAAGGAGATAATTGACTACTGCAAGTCATAGTTTGACATCCACAAGTATGTCCTGGAATGTGGAGATGTGAacttccaacacacacatacatacaaatgaagGTTAAAAAAAGGGTGATGATTTTTAAGCAAAGAGAAGGGAGATAAGTATCCCTTGGTCCTTTCCCATGTGGCACAAAACCAGGTTTAGCTCTAATGCCTGATCATAGAGCGGTGACTGCAGGTGAGCCATATGGGCACACTCCAGCCTCGGAGTAAGGTTTGTAATGACAAACTACTACATTTAGGCACTCCTCTAGTTCATTCTGAACTGCATATCTACTAAAGATATGTGACAAAGTGTGGCTTAGGGAATCAGGGAGAtgaaccagcagcagcaacaaaaaccacAACAGTGGAGCTGTAGCAAGCCCAGACTTAGGATGCCATCTAGTGCTGTAGCTCCAGAAGGGCCCACAGATGCATGCGGACCTCAGAACTTCTGAGAGCAGACAGACACAGCTATAGTGTAAAAACTGGGAGAAGCACCTAACGTTCATGCACAGACTATTTCATACATCAGGTACCAGAAATCTTCATAGCATCATGACCACACCTCATgaataaaataagacaagaacTAACCATAAAACAAGCAGCACCTGCTTAATGAAAAGAGCTAAAAGTAGAACTTTGGGGGAAATTTGTAAGATTCAAGGAAACAGAGAGGCAACTTAATacctaaacagagaaacaacaacTTAAAGCTACCATTAACAAATACTAACATAATACTTAAGTACAATAGAAGGCAGGAACAGCAGAACAGATCAGATAGCAAGAAAACCAGTAGTTGCCTTGAAAACAGATTATTTGAAACTATACTGTtggagaaaaaagtaaataaaagcgGGGGTCGGGGATGAGAATTTGATGTCACCATCAAAAGAGCAAGTATATGAGCTGCAGGGGTTCGAGAAGGAAGTGAAAATGCCAATGGGGTAGAACAGACAGTCACTTGAATCTCCCTAAACCTAGAGCAAGATTTAAGAATCCAGACATTGAGATCTCAATGGTCACGTCAGATTCAACACAACCAAATTCACCTTGAAGTACTTTGTGACCAAGTATTGAAAAGATAAATGAAGACACAATTATTAAAATACCTTCAGACATGAAGGAGTAGCTTAAAGGGCAAACATGAGTAAAAATTGTAATATTTCCTGCTACCAAATGTCAACCAGATGTCTAAACTGTACCCCTGGTAGTAAGAGAATTTCACTCTAGAAGGGTTACAGCCCTTGTGGAGAAGTTTGACCTTGCCACTCTATGAAGCTGCATTGTCCCTGGTTGGCAGTTCATGTGTTGCGTTAGAATCACAACTGTTTGCtctttttcagaaaaatgaaCTTACTGcaatagctattttttttaaaggtttatttccttttatgtatatgagtactctatttgcatgtacaactgaatgccagaagaggatatcagatcatGTAATAGAGGGTtgggaaccaccatgtggttgctgagaactgaactcagacctctggaagagcaaccattgCCCTTAACCATTGAGACGCCTCCCTAGCCCTACAAAAgctgttttaatttaaaagaagaaaaaaaaagaataagaaaaaaaaaaaagaggagaatgagaagaaaaaccattaggggaggaagaggaagaagaggaggaggaagaggaagaagacaacaaggaggaaaaggaaaaagaggagcaggaggaggaggagcaggaggaggaggaggaggaggaggagcaggagggagagagagagagagagagaggaaaaagaaagaaagaaggaaggaagaaatgaaggaaggaaagagaaagattaaATTTAAGCAGAGAAAATAGGNaggaggaggaggaggaggaggaggaggaggaagagctgtgTACCACTACAGTACAGGGAAGGCAGCCGGGTCACCAGATAGGCAAGTAGACTAATTCTTCAATCATTTAAAACCCTTTCATCAATCAAAAATACAACCTTTTTGCCTAGAATAATATCCagtgtggatttttaaaaaatgctgtatAAACTGCACACTTAGTATCGccatcattttaaattttgcttttctatAGGCAGCAACTAGCATTGCTTCTGCATTCCACATGTGAATACCATGGCCAACTTAATTTGGACTTTAAACACCAGCATGAAGACACCAGTGCCTTGTAGGGAACCTTCATCATTAGTCCCACTTAGATGAAAAGCTCCTTCACTTGGAAGACCTCTGGTAGTTCTCTGCCCTTGATGTAAGACTCTCTGCCCTTCAAAACCTACAATATTATTAGTTTACCTTTGTGTTTCAGAGCCAACCATCATCCTCACTACAGATGTGCAAAGTATCTAGAACTTACAAATGAAGTGATTCAAGATTAAATCACCACTTGGCAAAATGTAAATAGATTCAGAtacttctcttccatcttttacAATATTCAACATTCTATACCTAAAATTAATAAGCTTGTAGGAGTTACTATATGAGCGTCATCAAGGAACATATAAAGAGTGGGCACAAAACAAATACTCATTAAATGATTCCAAAAATAATAATGTAGCCTTACTAAAATCTAAACTtactacttatttttatttcttatgtcaAAATACAGAAAACTTCAGTGTCAAAGTCATATCTGAAATGTAAAACATATTAGGTGTTTAGGTGGATTTTCTTCTCCTAAATATCAATATCTCTACCACAGTTAAATATATCTGTATCAAGCCAAAATGTGGCTTCACATTttgaatgtttgcttttatttcaatAGCACATGTTctcaaaggaggaaataaatTAGCATTATACAAGGTACAGGATGTATGTCCTGGGGGAAAATAATACCCTTCTAAGAGACAGGAACACTTGGAGAATCTGAACAAATCCCTTTTTATATCATCCACTTCCTAAAGACATCTCCTTCCACATGGCCATTCACCAAGTTTGCAAATGAAAGTAAGCTTCTCTCTCATTCATCATCTTAAGAAAAACGTGCTACAGTTTAGAAGCCTCCAGTACTTCATAAAAGTTCAATTTAAAACACTAAGAGGCTGGAGACAAGGCTCAGCTAGTAAGAGCTCTTGCTGCAGACTGATCACCCATATTCATAGAATTTACAATGAAATggacttattttgtgtgtgtatgtatgtatgtgtgtgtgcacatgtttggtTGAACAAGCATGTGGAGGGAACAGAGATTGGTTtggggtatgtgtctgtgttcacAGCTCTCTACCATAGCcccagggaaatcctgtctcttCACCTCCTCGGTGCTAAAATGACAGGCACACGCTAATATGCCTCgtattttcttttacatgtggTGCTGTGAATACAAGCTTATTAGGCCCTCATGTTTACATGGCAAACACTGCACTGGCTGAGACATATCCCCAGCCCTACACTTTACACCAATGTTAACAGTAACAATGTCACTATAGAAGAACTTATAGCACTGTCTAACACTATCTTCTCTTGCCACATGTGGTCATGGGAACTTGACCTGTGCTCTAGgcataaaacaatttaaagacttctaaaaaacaaaaacaaaaacaaaaacgagagCATAAAATACTTCGTCTAGCACCTCTGTTGTGATTATGTGCTCTACGGACATTACCTTAGGATTCTGCAAAATGTCAAATTAATTCCACCCCTTACTGTTCTTTCAaatgagaatattaaaaaatttGAAACTGTACGTATTACACAGTCTAAGGAATAACACAATGAAACAGTTGTAAgtggatttctgtgtgttttacaGAGCGCTATGACAATAACACGCAGACAAACCTCTCAAGTCTAaggagctcagtggcagaacaatTACTCAGCCTGAGAGAAGCCCTAGTGCCGTCCCCAGTGAAGCTATGCACAAAAGGCAAATGACAATCTCAATACCCTTCTCAATTAGCCTTAGAGCACTCACTCACTCCCTGGGAGATGTGTTCCCAGAATGGAGTTCTGCTCTTTCCCAGCCCCCTCAGCTGTGTTGTCATTCAGACTCATGGCGTCCTACCTCGTCCTCAGGATTCCTAACCCTGAACCCTCATTCTCACACCTCTCTTCATCTGTCTTCCAGGCACTGGAAAGACTGAGGCATGAAACAGTGTGGGTTGCAGACAGAGCAGACAGTACCTGGATAAGCACATTGCAGCAGAGCTACGGATTTGCCTCCAGGAGCAGCACACAAGTCCAGGACTGCCTCCCCATCCTTCAGTTCCAGAGCCAGTACTGGGAGAAGAGAAGCAGCATTAAGGAGGTAGTACTTTTTCAAGCTTCCAGGCTGATGTCTTTCTGAAGGCATTCGGTCTGGGGTTCGGCTGAGGTAACACTTCATTGATTTAGGATAGTGTGGTAAGGCCCCTTGAAGGACTGTGTGATAGCCCCTAAGATGCAAGGCCTTTTCCAGTTCAAAGGGATAATTGAATCGGTTGAAGAGGACGGCATATTGCCATAGTGATGGAGATATCAGAACATCCCTGTGACAGAAAATGAGCAATAAATGAGTATTCGTATCATGAACTAgtaaattttaaagatgaatagGGTGAACGTGGTCAGAGGTTTACACTTCGTTTACCTGTGATTTTTCACACAGGATCTGTACTGGACTGCCAGTGACTGGGCTGAGAAACCACTGCATTACTACTGCAGACCTCCGGCTGTTTCTCTGACATGACTAGTTTCTGAGGCTTTTGCCTAATCAATAGATTAGTCCCTGCTGGGTTCATACACTGTACCATAAGTACGCATGATGAAAAGTCATACGTGGGCCTGGTTGGGAGGTAGTAATCACTAGGGCTGTGTCCTAGGAATGTAAATTTTGCCTCAGCCCCTCCCATTTCCCTTTCTATCCCCAGGCCCTGACAATGTGAGTGGCTTTGTTCCACTAAGTTCTCCCCGCTCGTCACGAACTGTCACTTCTGAAACTATGAGCAAAGAAAATCCATCACTTTATAGCATTTTCATAACTAACTCTGTAACAGCAAGACAAAAATCTGACTAATTCAGGACTGGTCTTCctgactttatttaaaaatatgattattgTAAAACTACTTTCAATTCATGTATTAGGACAGCAAAGAggctgagaagaaggcagaggGTGAGAACTTGCTTGACAAACATGAGGCTACCCAGCAGCCAGGTACAAAGTCAGGGAGGCTATGC contains:
- the Nsun3 gene encoding tRNA (cytosine(34)-C(5))-methyltransferase, mitochondrial, which translates into the protein MLTRLKAKSEGKLAKQLCRLVLDQFDKQYSKELGDSWSTVRDVLISPSLWQYAVLFNRFNYPFELEKALHLRGYHTVLQGALPHYPKSMKCYLSRTPDRMPSERHQPGSLKKYYLLNAASLLPVLALELKDGEAVLDLCAAPGGKSVALLQCAYPGYLLCNEYDRPRGRWLRQTLESFIPQPLINVIKVSELDGREMGDAQPATFDKVLVDAPCSNDRSWLFSSDSQKAAHRIHQRKTLPVLQVELVRSAIKALRPGGLLVYSTCTLSKAENQDVISEILTSDSNIVPVDISGITRTFSQDFTFAPTDQKCSLLVIPEKGKAWGPMYIAKLKKGMSTRKWQGEFCKPC